The following proteins are encoded in a genomic region of Arthrobacter jiangjiafuii:
- a CDS encoding nucleoside hydrolase: MPTKIILDCDPGHDDAVALLLAHGSPEIDLLAVTTVVGNQTLEKVTRNALAIARVANITNVPFAAGSPRPLVRTIENAPDIHGESGMDGPELPEPSIELDRRHAVDLIIDTVMAHDPGTVTLVPTGGLTNIALAVRKEPRLAERVKEVVLMGGGYHVGNWSAVAEFNIKIDPEAAHIVFNEKWPLTMVGLDLTHQALATDEVAARIAAVGTKPAKFVGELLEFFGKTYKDAQGFDFPPVHDPCAVAYVIDPSVMTTRRVPLDVELTGTLTLGMTVADFRAPAPADCNTSVAVDLDHQKFWDLVVDALERIGEVNL; encoded by the coding sequence ATGCCCACCAAGATCATCCTCGACTGCGATCCCGGTCATGATGATGCGGTCGCCCTGCTGCTGGCCCACGGCAGCCCGGAGATCGACCTTCTGGCGGTGACCACCGTCGTCGGAAACCAGACCCTGGAAAAGGTGACCCGCAACGCGCTGGCAATTGCCCGTGTTGCAAATATCACAAACGTTCCCTTCGCTGCAGGCAGTCCGCGCCCGCTCGTACGGACCATCGAAAACGCTCCAGATATTCACGGCGAGTCCGGCATGGACGGCCCCGAACTGCCCGAGCCGAGCATCGAACTGGACCGCCGGCACGCCGTGGACCTGATCATCGACACGGTCATGGCCCATGACCCGGGCACCGTCACCCTGGTGCCGACCGGCGGGCTGACCAACATCGCCCTGGCCGTGCGCAAGGAACCGCGCCTTGCCGAGCGGGTCAAGGAAGTTGTCCTCATGGGCGGCGGCTATCACGTGGGCAACTGGTCCGCGGTGGCCGAGTTCAACATCAAGATCGATCCCGAAGCCGCGCACATTGTCTTCAATGAAAAGTGGCCGCTGACCATGGTTGGCCTGGACCTGACCCATCAGGCGCTGGCTACCGACGAGGTTGCCGCACGCATCGCCGCTGTGGGCACCAAGCCGGCCAAGTTTGTTGGTGAACTGCTGGAATTCTTCGGCAAGACCTACAAGGACGCGCAGGGCTTCGACTTCCCGCCCGTCCATGACCCGTGCGCCGTCGCGTACGTGATCGACCCTTCGGTCATGACCACCCGGCGCGTTCCGCTGGACGTCGAGCTGACCGGCACCCTGACCCTGGGCATGACGGTGGCGGACTTCCGCGCGCCGGCGCCCGCTGACTGCAACACGTCCGTGGCCGTTGACCTGGATCACCAGAAGTTCTGGGACCTGGTTGTGGACGCCCTGGAGCGAATTGGCGAGGTAAACCTGTGA
- a CDS encoding FAD-binding dehydrogenase — translation MQPTTDADVIVVGAGLAGLVATAELLDAGRSVILVEQEGEASLGGQAWWSFGGLFMVNTPEQRRLRIKDSVDLAWQDWQGTAGFDRPEDFWPRRWAEAYVNFAAGEKRAWLHGMGHRIFPVVGWAERGGYGATGPGNSVPRFHITWGTGPGVTAPFEAKVRDGVARGLVRLAFRHRMEDLLVTNGVVTGVRGSVLEPTTAARGTVTTRTPVRDFQFSAGAVVVTTGGIGGDHALVRAAWPERLGTAPEKMLSGVPEHVDGSGIAASAVAGGRIINPDRMWHYVEGIKNWNPVWANHGIRILPGPSSLWLDATGNRLPVPLFPGFDTLGTLEHLRTTGHDYSWFVLNTAIIRKEFALSGSEQNPDLTGKSVRDVLGRATSGVPGPVQAFLDHGEDFISAGTLEELVAGMNELAKTSSEGAAPVLSAEAVRREVEARDREIANPFSKDSQVTAIRGARSYLGDRLIRTAAPRPILAPKDGPLIAVRLSVLTRKTLGGLETDLDSRVLGAGGEPVPGLFAAGEAAGFGGGGMHGYRSLEGTFLGGCLFSGRSAGRAAGR, via the coding sequence ATGCAGCCAACCACAGACGCAGACGTCATTGTTGTAGGGGCCGGACTCGCAGGGTTGGTGGCCACCGCCGAACTCCTCGACGCCGGCCGTTCGGTCATTTTGGTGGAGCAGGAAGGCGAAGCCAGTCTTGGCGGGCAGGCCTGGTGGTCCTTTGGCGGGCTGTTCATGGTGAACACGCCCGAGCAGCGGCGCCTGCGGATCAAGGATTCAGTGGACCTGGCCTGGCAGGACTGGCAGGGCACGGCCGGCTTCGACCGGCCGGAGGACTTTTGGCCGCGCCGCTGGGCCGAGGCCTATGTGAACTTCGCTGCCGGGGAAAAGCGTGCCTGGCTGCACGGGATGGGGCACCGCATCTTTCCCGTGGTGGGCTGGGCCGAGCGCGGCGGCTACGGCGCCACCGGCCCCGGCAATTCCGTGCCGCGGTTCCACATCACCTGGGGCACAGGTCCCGGTGTCACGGCGCCCTTTGAAGCCAAGGTGCGCGACGGAGTCGCCCGCGGCCTGGTACGGCTGGCTTTCCGGCACCGGATGGAGGATCTGTTGGTCACCAACGGCGTGGTGACCGGGGTCCGCGGCAGCGTCCTGGAGCCGACGACGGCGGCCCGCGGCACCGTGACGACCCGCACCCCGGTGCGGGACTTCCAATTCTCGGCCGGCGCCGTCGTCGTCACCACCGGCGGGATCGGCGGCGACCACGCGCTGGTGCGGGCCGCCTGGCCGGAGCGGCTGGGCACTGCTCCGGAGAAAATGCTCAGCGGCGTGCCCGAACACGTGGACGGTTCCGGGATCGCTGCCAGCGCGGTGGCCGGCGGGCGGATCATCAATCCTGACCGTATGTGGCACTACGTGGAGGGAATCAAGAACTGGAATCCGGTGTGGGCCAACCACGGCATCCGGATCCTGCCCGGCCCGTCCTCCTTGTGGCTGGACGCCACCGGAAACCGGCTCCCGGTACCGCTGTTTCCCGGATTCGACACCCTGGGAACGCTCGAACACCTGCGCACCACCGGCCACGACTACAGCTGGTTTGTCCTGAACACGGCAATCATCCGCAAGGAGTTTGCGCTTTCGGGCTCCGAACAGAACCCCGACCTGACCGGCAAATCCGTGCGGGATGTACTGGGCCGGGCAACCTCCGGAGTTCCCGGCCCGGTGCAGGCCTTCCTGGACCATGGGGAGGACTTCATCTCCGCCGGAACCCTGGAGGAACTGGTGGCGGGGATGAACGAACTGGCCAAGACATCCAGCGAGGGCGCGGCGCCGGTCCTGTCCGCCGAGGCGGTGCGCCGCGAGGTCGAAGCGCGGGACCGCGAGATCGCCAACCCGTTCAGCAAGGACAGCCAGGTCACAGCCATCCGTGGGGCGCGCAGCTATCTGGGGGACCGGCTCATCCGGACCGCAGCGCCGCGCCCGATCCTGGCACCCAAGGACGGCCCGCTGATCGCCGTCCGGCTTTCCGTGCTCACCCGCAAGACTCTCGGCGGACTGGAAACCGACCTGGACTCGCGGGTCCTGGGGGCCGGCGGCGAGCCGGTTCCGGGTCTGTTTGCCGCCGGAGAGGCGGCAGGGTTCGGCGGCGGCGGCATGCATGGCTACCGGTCCCTGGAAGGCACCTTCCTGGGCGGCTGCCTGTTCAGCGGCCGGTCAGCCGGGCGGGCTGCCGGGCGGTAG
- a CDS encoding MFS transporter — translation MTETSQRRVNVAVLMTALLAACVAFQLNASMLSPALVTIEEELNTTSAAVGLTQTAFFTSAALFSLFLPRLGDIIGRKKVLGGMLVVLTIGSVVAALAPSIEVLFVARLIQGVSGPVVPLALIMLRVEIREPKLYGTLMGVITAVNGGIAGVDAVAGGYLAQNHGFASVFWAMAVVGAVAAALLIFLAPESTAEKKEKMDWVGVVPLVISVGTLLTAFNEAGKLAAANWPLVAGLIVIAVIAFAIFWKVENRTAQPLVATHLLKQRSTWALLLTTLLTMTGVFAVMNGIIPALAQDGAVGLGLGAEESAWWTLTPYAIAGLVVGPFAGRLAASWGYGKVLRIGTIGSVIALALMLLVVGSDSKLSLLGISVLVGITYAGIGNIMLNGLGIVLSPKENPGFLPGLNAGAFNLGAGLSFAVIYAVKTAATPADGTGTEGYYAGIIAGLIILVLALAVSFLIPKPVEAEVHADAGNR, via the coding sequence GTGACTGAAACATCCCAGCGCCGCGTAAACGTGGCAGTGCTGATGACGGCACTGCTGGCCGCCTGTGTGGCGTTCCAGCTGAACGCCTCCATGCTGTCCCCCGCCCTGGTCACCATCGAAGAGGAACTGAACACCACCTCGGCGGCGGTGGGCCTGACCCAGACGGCGTTCTTCACTTCCGCCGCCCTGTTCTCCCTGTTCCTGCCCCGCCTCGGGGACATAATCGGCCGCAAGAAGGTCCTCGGCGGCATGCTGGTGGTTCTCACCATCGGCTCCGTGGTTGCCGCACTGGCACCGAGCATTGAAGTGCTGTTCGTTGCCCGCCTGATCCAGGGCGTCTCCGGACCTGTGGTTCCGCTGGCCCTGATCATGCTGCGGGTGGAAATCCGTGAACCGAAGCTCTACGGCACCCTGATGGGTGTGATCACCGCTGTCAACGGCGGCATTGCCGGTGTCGACGCCGTTGCCGGCGGCTACCTGGCACAGAACCACGGCTTCGCGTCCGTGTTCTGGGCCATGGCTGTTGTGGGCGCTGTTGCCGCGGCCCTGCTGATCTTCCTGGCGCCGGAGTCCACGGCGGAGAAGAAGGAAAAGATGGACTGGGTGGGCGTGGTTCCCCTGGTCATCTCGGTGGGCACCCTGCTGACCGCGTTCAACGAGGCCGGCAAGCTGGCAGCCGCCAACTGGCCGCTGGTGGCCGGGCTCATCGTCATTGCCGTCATCGCGTTCGCCATCTTCTGGAAGGTGGAGAACCGCACCGCCCAACCCCTCGTGGCTACGCACCTGCTCAAGCAGCGTTCCACCTGGGCACTGCTGCTGACCACACTACTGACCATGACCGGCGTTTTTGCCGTCATGAATGGCATCATTCCCGCCCTCGCCCAGGACGGCGCCGTGGGCCTCGGGCTGGGTGCCGAAGAATCAGCTTGGTGGACGCTGACGCCCTACGCCATCGCCGGCCTGGTTGTCGGTCCGTTCGCCGGACGCCTCGCCGCCAGCTGGGGCTATGGCAAGGTGCTGCGGATCGGAACGATCGGCTCCGTCATCGCCCTGGCGCTGATGCTGCTGGTGGTGGGCAGCGATTCCAAGCTGAGCCTGCTGGGCATTTCGGTGCTGGTCGGCATCACCTACGCCGGCATTGGCAACATCATGCTCAACGGCCTGGGAATCGTGCTTTCCCCCAAGGAGAACCCCGGCTTCCTGCCGGGCCTGAACGCCGGCGCCTTCAACCTGGGCGCCGGGCTCAGCTTCGCGGTGATCTACGCCGTCAAGACGGCTGCCACCCCGGCGGACGGCACGGGCACCGAAGGCTACTACGCCGGTATTATTGCCGGTCTGATCATTCTGGTTTTGGCCCTGGCCGTTTCCTTCCTGATCCCCAAGCCGGTTGAAGCTGAAGTCCACGCCGACGCAGGCAACCGCTAA
- a CDS encoding YegP family protein, translated as MSGYFKLVDAHDGAFRIKLISGDGALMAVSAMFPTKQAAVAGIEQLREIAGTGPVVDQSHDVDLLGDASRTPAGASGTPASGDGGRARAS; from the coding sequence ATGTCGGGCTACTTTAAGCTGGTCGACGCCCACGACGGCGCGTTCCGGATCAAGCTCATTTCCGGCGACGGAGCGCTCATGGCGGTATCGGCCATGTTTCCCACAAAGCAGGCTGCAGTAGCGGGCATTGAGCAGTTGCGGGAAATTGCCGGCACCGGCCCGGTGGTCGACCAAAGCCACGACGTCGATCTGCTGGGCGACGCCAGCAGGACACCGGCCGGTGCGAGCGGGACACCGGCCAGCGGCGACGGCGGCAGGGCACGGGCGTCCTGA
- a CDS encoding very short patch repair endonuclease — MADTISAAQRSANMARIRGKNTKPELLIRRLLHAAGYRFRLHGAARGTRLPGKPDLVFAGRRKVIFVNGCFWHAHSCRAGQRAPATNSEFWAEKRRRTTVRDAAALQALASAGWEALTVWECELKDRSVLEDQLTSFLGPPGPAK, encoded by the coding sequence ATGGCCGATACCATTTCCGCTGCACAGCGCAGCGCCAATATGGCCCGGATCCGGGGAAAGAACACCAAGCCGGAGCTGTTGATCCGCCGGCTTCTCCATGCCGCGGGGTACCGTTTCCGGCTGCACGGCGCAGCCCGCGGCACCCGTCTGCCGGGGAAACCGGACCTGGTCTTTGCCGGCCGGCGCAAGGTGATCTTTGTGAACGGCTGCTTCTGGCACGCGCACAGCTGCCGCGCCGGCCAGCGTGCGCCGGCCACCAACAGCGAGTTCTGGGCCGAGAAGCGCCGACGCACCACCGTCCGTGATGCCGCAGCCCTGCAGGCCCTTGCCTCCGCCGGGTGGGAGGCCCTGACGGTTTGGGAGTGTGAACTCAAGGACCGGTCCGTGTTGGAAGAC
- a CDS encoding GNAT family N-acetyltransferase — protein MSEQPASAPASFLAPVTLAGRHVILEPLSTGHIPGLVEAVHDGELWNTWYTRIPTPSGMAAEVEARLARHTAGTMVPFALRRTDTGAVCGMTTYMNIRTEHRRLEIGSTWLAASAQRTMINTEAKLLLLTRAFEDLDCIAVEFRTHWHNHPSRAAIARLGAKQDGVLRNQDLWTDGTLRDVVVFSIIESEWPTVRLALSSKLAGKLRRS, from the coding sequence ATGAGTGAGCAGCCCGCCTCCGCACCGGCGTCGTTCCTGGCACCTGTCACCCTTGCCGGGAGGCACGTGATCCTGGAGCCGCTCTCCACGGGCCACATCCCCGGGCTGGTCGAGGCCGTGCATGACGGCGAACTGTGGAACACCTGGTACACCAGGATTCCGACGCCGTCGGGCATGGCAGCAGAGGTCGAGGCACGGCTGGCGCGGCACACCGCCGGGACCATGGTGCCGTTTGCGCTCCGACGCACCGATACCGGCGCGGTCTGCGGCATGACCACTTACATGAACATCAGGACTGAGCACCGACGGCTGGAGATCGGCTCCACATGGCTGGCTGCCAGCGCCCAGCGCACAATGATCAACACCGAAGCGAAGCTGCTGCTGCTCACCCGCGCCTTCGAGGACCTGGACTGTATTGCGGTGGAATTCCGCACCCACTGGCACAACCACCCCTCACGCGCCGCCATCGCCCGGCTGGGGGCCAAGCAGGACGGCGTCCTGCGCAACCAGGATCTCTGGACGGACGGCACGCTGCGCGACGTCGTCGTCTTCTCGATCATTGAGTCCGAATGGCCCACGGTCCGTCTTGCCCTCTCCAGCAAACTCGCTGGCAAGCTGCGCCGCTCCTAG
- a CDS encoding AAA family ATPase, whose translation MDEKLGEFLANFNRAIELARTHTAENDGREHLVDVLTAHVGVAAADVPIVSQDIPVHRFADLDIAMETIAARDPGARLIGVGGGQQRQHQSLSDLVQEGFGPVGIGQPDFLNLAIGPERSRDVVALGLRLFTYEGIPLAVLQRAANPQYGRSGPDVAVLAREREAAVRFLAEIQEDLRTNSILRGQVVSFAFDPYGQQGAGVTFLARPSLPAGEVILPDGVLDRVGRHVLGIAANRDVLLSHGQHLKRGVLLYGPPGTGKTHTVRHLLSASEGTTAVLLAGNSLHAVGEAARLARAMAPSMVILEDIDLVAEDRNMGHGPQPLLFEVLDALDGLDADADVVFLMTTNRAEALERALVQRPGRVDLAVEIPLPDAGNRLRLLELYAPAGVFSAAALGSAAEQSVGATASFARELVRRAVLRAVDAGQAPADEHLAAAVQELMGQGEALTRSLLGTGGGGDSDDPGLPHGQEPHPGVSTGYSFGWVGQGGASYVPLPRA comes from the coding sequence ATGGACGAAAAACTGGGCGAATTCCTGGCCAACTTCAACCGCGCCATCGAACTCGCTCGGACGCACACGGCCGAAAACGACGGCCGCGAGCATCTCGTTGATGTACTGACTGCCCACGTTGGTGTGGCCGCAGCCGATGTGCCGATCGTGTCGCAGGACATCCCGGTCCACCGCTTTGCGGATCTGGACATTGCGATGGAGACCATCGCCGCACGGGATCCCGGGGCCAGGCTTATCGGGGTGGGCGGCGGACAGCAGCGCCAGCACCAGTCCCTGTCCGACCTGGTCCAGGAAGGATTCGGCCCGGTGGGTATCGGGCAGCCGGATTTCCTGAACCTCGCGATCGGCCCCGAGCGCAGCCGTGATGTGGTGGCTCTGGGACTGCGGCTGTTTACCTATGAGGGCATCCCGCTGGCTGTCCTGCAACGCGCCGCCAACCCTCAGTACGGACGCTCGGGACCGGACGTGGCCGTCCTGGCCCGGGAGCGGGAGGCCGCCGTGCGGTTCCTTGCCGAGATTCAGGAGGATCTGCGCACCAACAGCATCCTGCGTGGCCAGGTGGTGTCCTTCGCCTTCGATCCCTACGGCCAGCAGGGCGCCGGTGTCACGTTCCTGGCCCGCCCTTCATTGCCTGCCGGCGAGGTGATCCTTCCGGACGGAGTGCTGGACCGGGTGGGCCGGCACGTCCTGGGCATTGCGGCGAACCGGGACGTGCTGCTCTCGCACGGACAGCACCTCAAGCGCGGCGTCCTACTCTACGGCCCGCCCGGCACCGGCAAGACCCACACCGTGCGGCACCTGCTCAGCGCCAGCGAAGGCACCACGGCAGTGCTCCTGGCCGGGAACTCGCTGCATGCTGTGGGGGAAGCAGCTCGGCTGGCGCGTGCCATGGCGCCCTCCATGGTGATCCTGGAGGATATCGATCTGGTCGCTGAGGACCGGAACATGGGGCACGGCCCGCAGCCGCTGCTGTTCGAAGTCCTCGACGCCCTCGACGGGCTGGATGCCGACGCCGACGTCGTCTTCCTGATGACCACCAACCGGGCCGAGGCACTGGAGCGGGCGCTGGTGCAGCGGCCCGGCCGGGTGGATCTCGCCGTCGAAATCCCGCTGCCCGACGCCGGGAACCGGCTGCGGCTGCTGGAACTCTATGCCCCGGCCGGGGTGTTCTCCGCTGCGGCGCTTGGCTCCGCCGCCGAGCAGTCCGTGGGTGCCACTGCGTCCTTTGCCCGGGAACTGGTCCGGCGTGCGGTGCTGCGTGCCGTGGATGCCGGGCAGGCTCCGGCCGATGAGCATCTGGCCGCTGCAGTGCAGGAGCTGATGGGCCAGGGTGAGGCGCTGACCCGCAGCCTGCTGGGCACCGGCGGCGGCGGCGATTCTGACGATCCCGGGCTGCCGCACGGGCAGGAACCCCATCCCGGGGTCAGCACGGGTTACAGCTTTGGCTGGGTCGGCCAGGGCGGGGCCAGCTATGTCCCGCTGCCGCGAGCATGA
- a CDS encoding ribokinase — MTAGKVVVVGSLNADLTVRTDRFPSPGETLNGSELVIVPGGKSANQAAAAAILGADVRLFGAVGADGHGDLLLKAAAEAGVDASRVLRRPATATGTAMIVVDAAGENTIIVSPGANGTVTGAELPADLFDDAAVLCLSLEVPLEAVSAAAQAGHDAGATVLLNLSPYREVPASLLAVTDVLLVNAHEAAQVTGLADPAADWEAVLSALTGLGISKAIITLGGDGAVVLDGTASGSDRVVAAAPTRVTAVDTTGCGDAFTAATAARLAAGASLPEAAAFAARAGALAATLPGAQSSYSALLDLAG; from the coding sequence ATGACCGCCGGAAAAGTCGTAGTTGTAGGGTCGCTCAATGCGGACCTGACCGTCCGCACCGATCGTTTCCCCTCTCCCGGGGAGACCCTCAACGGCTCGGAACTGGTTATCGTCCCGGGCGGGAAAAGCGCCAATCAGGCCGCCGCCGCAGCCATCCTCGGAGCGGATGTGCGCCTGTTCGGGGCCGTTGGAGCTGACGGCCACGGAGATCTGCTGCTGAAGGCAGCGGCAGAGGCCGGTGTTGACGCCTCCCGGGTGCTGCGCCGGCCGGCCACGGCGACCGGAACGGCCATGATCGTGGTCGATGCTGCCGGGGAGAACACGATCATCGTCTCCCCCGGAGCCAACGGCACGGTCACCGGCGCAGAGCTCCCGGCCGATCTGTTCGACGACGCCGCTGTGCTCTGCCTGAGTCTGGAGGTCCCGCTGGAAGCGGTGTCCGCCGCTGCGCAGGCAGGGCACGACGCCGGTGCGACAGTGCTGCTGAATCTCTCACCGTACCGGGAGGTTCCTGCCTCGCTGCTGGCCGTGACCGACGTCCTGCTGGTCAATGCCCATGAAGCCGCGCAGGTGACCGGCCTGGCCGACCCGGCTGCTGATTGGGAGGCGGTCCTCAGCGCCCTCACCGGCCTCGGGATCTCCAAGGCAATCATCACCCTGGGCGGTGACGGCGCCGTGGTGCTGGATGGAACTGCTTCCGGCAGCGACCGGGTGGTTGCCGCGGCACCCACCCGGGTCACCGCAGTGGACACCACCGGCTGCGGGGATGCCTTCACGGCAGCCACGGCTGCCCGGCTGGCTGCGGGTGCCTCGTTGCCCGAAGCTGCTGCCTTTGCGGCCCGGGCCGGTGCCCTGGCCGCCACGCTTCCGGGTGCGCAGTCCTCCTACTCGGCGCTGCTGGACCTGGCGGGCTAA
- a CDS encoding asparaginase yields the protein MASIRILGTGGTIASHTAGAGGLVATEHVADLIAALSRRHTVTVQDLMITGSYRLQLSDLRMIAQAARNAVLDPTVDAVVITHGTDTMEETAFLLDLVHASPKPVVFTGAQQPADSPAADGPGNLADAVAAAASPELQGSGVLVSFAGKVRSARGLHRFSTTAADPFAGGTEVAHFIGNNLHVTALPIRPAPLAMPTEEFDSMRVEIIVCAAGTDTALFSHAVHAGADAVILAGTGVGNAGPGFTEVIQDAVRAGCPVVLCTRVPEGPVIPTHGSGGGRDLVQAGAIPAGDLKPPQARILAALLTSQPATPEQLLQALTAASSHNAGTP from the coding sequence ATGGCTTCGATTCGAATTCTCGGTACCGGCGGAACCATCGCGTCCCACACCGCCGGTGCCGGGGGACTGGTGGCCACCGAGCATGTCGCAGATCTGATCGCAGCCCTCTCCCGGCGGCACACGGTCACGGTCCAGGACCTCATGATCACCGGCAGCTACCGGCTGCAGCTCTCCGACCTGCGGATGATCGCCCAAGCAGCACGGAATGCGGTTCTGGATCCCACAGTGGACGCCGTCGTCATTACGCACGGCACCGACACCATGGAAGAGACAGCCTTCCTGCTTGACCTGGTGCATGCCTCGCCCAAGCCGGTGGTATTCACCGGGGCCCAGCAGCCGGCGGACAGCCCGGCGGCGGATGGGCCAGGGAACCTCGCGGACGCCGTCGCCGCTGCCGCTTCCCCCGAGCTGCAGGGCAGCGGCGTGCTGGTGTCCTTTGCCGGCAAGGTCCGCTCTGCCCGCGGCCTGCACCGTTTCAGCACCACCGCCGCGGACCCTTTTGCCGGCGGCACGGAGGTGGCGCACTTTATCGGCAACAACCTGCACGTGACGGCCCTGCCTATTCGTCCGGCACCGCTGGCGATGCCCACCGAAGAGTTTGACAGCATGCGGGTGGAGATTATTGTCTGCGCTGCCGGCACCGACACCGCACTTTTCTCCCATGCCGTCCATGCCGGGGCCGACGCCGTGATCCTGGCCGGCACGGGCGTGGGCAACGCCGGGCCGGGTTTCACCGAAGTTATCCAGGACGCCGTGCGGGCCGGATGCCCGGTGGTGTTGTGCACCCGGGTCCCGGAGGGTCCGGTGATACCCACCCATGGCAGCGGCGGCGGCCGTGACCTGGTCCAGGCCGGCGCCATCCCCGCCGGTGACTTGAAGCCGCCCCAGGCCCGGATTCTCGCAGCCCTGCTCACATCCCAACCGGCCACACCCGAGCAGCTCCTGCAGGCGCTGACTGCCGCATCGAGCCACAACGCCGGTACGCCGTGA